In Nasonia vitripennis strain AsymCx chromosome 2, Nvit_psr_1.1, whole genome shotgun sequence, a genomic segment contains:
- the LOC100121997 gene encoding protein PRRC2C isoform X11, whose translation MSTLSGIVSKGEKGKTKYQSIDINSLYRSSRGESLEQHQQKNTVPRKHGMQSLGKVPSARRPPANLPSLRSEISSSDPAVSLVPSGGSGWATTKETAPTTSTTTTANTPSDNTTTNSSPAQCTTGPTPTSLTSQQHPPLPGQQSSTQSPHPSEAGNKSSWSAIMSRSGDAAIGYAGLVESGRGVRGALGLSFLAHQSPQFQHEFPSLSGQSSASVSNQGQQQTSSTATNANAAQHQSMLQQQSYSHNHSGGGPTGQQPPQNRENAQYGPGPSLRPQSEGSWIQGGSRIPAGQGAGGAVGMAGSGNIPGVQGPPLGRGGPALGSDGPAGGRPNSGPSPGTAMGPAGQHAGAQNDQNQQVGPNMHHYRGIIPPFMYRGNFPAGGNFQAQFPAGGPRPRFNYPSGREPPQQQQQQQRPEREGRGGPPQQPVEEEIVPRPIIKEEDLSRMDDISRDAGWTASDDIDYNQKLAFSDDEAENDSAPPPSTHSGLPSKSKPSDDVRKQEQQDKHALGHGHGHSHPNEDKHLHDDKEPPQQLNARDHLKRDDQKESVGPGNRNEPRGEMQSLRSWNNQGPVPRDYRGPPPSNYPIPQQPPLRTVHSVRDEEEELWHQRRREQGEKVASAVERARQRKEEEEKRFQEITKQAAAKKLQDLENKLKEKHKLKDDDHQHSGNESGGSKSGPVSGPVIPVPEWEREREGRERSRTSSSEGVGAKDDIKAAGRGDSQSSSSQQSQSEFRQIDRPSFMRQQQQASAEQSTGSGGGTGSIRNERDRERERERDQREMREPAFSRHFQSNLPPRFQKQQAERSGAGAGGAPNSRLSPSAERSQPVSFSQQYDPSRWVHNHSNSLSSSMKSGHALSAPPRRTRADSDVSGPLDDDLGPGGNSRPGPRAPPAPRSDERHRHSGSGRYEPARKQGSDGGYYDDYPPRRSERGDRYKDYEYDDRHGRDGRDTGSWADQHPDRRYDDKPEGRDAREGRDGRDLRDRDLRDKKDYDNYSKGPTSQDSFDDQPQASQHGRGDSSGPEWREERRDLRSHDDRSGSAESNRRSGGELSRSGDELQRSERPQRPDSRDSRTSRESRGSLRTADDDFHNNKSSRDSGSWAACNDFSDYEDNKKQQQHIFREDIRDRDRDRDREGPPPPRDRRQPSGPVTKDKLDQEEIKRGGLAQLKRNEPLDKKEPGKPTDQSLDTKKDSSELAWNRGKPERTPEPRETKSTAWADAVSPTFEKEEEEKRMMMESQHSNDDDKKLAQSIEKLSIDGGKRLAGSDLEATHNDTDKDSLKDDKRDKNARNRASSSGSRGPRGGESRAARTWGSGGGNGGTGSGTVSSGTGAGNANSGANAGNAGGAFNNSNAYGQRTWRGAEPPPARGRRAAGPRSMGGRPGSAKSGTYDRTDSELSGDELVSGSTDSTKDERRPSAARSPKPSAPKGEKEERNRNAASSRKEDQLQQQNQQQQPSRGGDYQRENQRDNQRDNQRDNQRENQRENQRENQRDSQSRNNKRAEGAADFADSRGSGRPSREGFAPSGEPSRRGRGGFRNNRGSASTTGSAASGRMEGYGPPPSKSPFSSDRIDENNSGKQQHSSTPTPSEHEDGGNATNQSESTDDKIIAKQQALTAGITGRHAKSPNQLNAANHEGSGGNARGAKKEDSRSKRTRSGSRRGRGGGGAGSEHRSRGVNNANNKNELGNEDWETTSENSEEHADDRKHGSRSGKSFGSRGERRENANAVGNNAQQHPREPREPRGNRENRENREPRGEKGGQKSSNAQSNRAPGGGEKGRNAQNAAERAGNRDNGQRNHHSGNIPPLMQNSQAQNGRPRSQGSANAGPINNMKSSIINKDSTVNRIDEIKLNDPNLVNQALNDINTKQSKDKRGGNAPDMDVDSNCIDDGMNAGDEKIDADGFQEVRSKKNVKESSRQQQQKEEQQQSSKPGRRDRDKDRGERDRSKSKTNGPQSQQQQGQQQGQNIPSLLGQPIGQAGAGAPPKQYERNASRQKLAPRFQKQRLAKQQQQQQAGGNESSDSATGKAQNQQANTIKDAPGGVALPPTVNAWDKPFTGGSSSRSPPSPAAAAVPADIQLMSGLTGQNSAAAEHEAAGHADSQQQTGATTGNSQRNSPNCDKVSSGKLAQVKEAGGPGQDKGGQDSSSPPVQTLIFENTNYSKNTKNSVGSAGDMAIKSKYSNHIKAQSRDKRASDIEDDNAQLQQHQQQSLAVAFSSKPNELMKDKLPQQQQEPIQMPLSFNNKEDNADMKLDFTFDSDLSQLTEDKSKSLGMPRSMHITGGQSTISPSTAELNLKIASVKKVWENAPPMPTVVEHEVDGSVVSTANSFPQAFESNDVDDSYSAHQQYNQANMKNEITTSTNVCKLVPPQVKPQQQSSGGGGAQPGSSVPGPSPIGPGQSPIGHPPASLQGPLSPPPFNSTGQPSHMNYQEFAQYPGSQPAQYGSMSAIPSPPAVLFNTGSGQLPAQAGGLYGAFQLDQSRSPFTQYPPYAASLQSSFNQQNMYLQQPPPPHAPNAPTPDIYQNNLSQYRLTAAAAPPFGQNQQLSNNPNTVLISSSSNSLMSATVKPSSQPIGAIGTKAPHFQAPSAPPQASQLTYIPYDPNQVLGVSGSYMGNSQLVQRPGPNVQPSANNYYSATSADVFSGSQTGFYQPGGAAQQTGAHYSLQGFGQHSQSLATGNAPPVGLQNFGSQFLSGSGLQIAAAAAAQQYRNPTGGLPGPANAAATFLSKHQQQEQPRQLKSPSGNQQDVIASVFSSTSPKSRKQQSSSQQPQPSPTQHHKFQQYQGVSQSALVLQQQNVRGMGGMPPRGGIQPSQQRYPPPIQRPVVPFPPGPNPNNSQQGQQQQNCMPNQQQQSQMNRHRPNIHQQQQQQRNMKMQQQYYSGQSNVKMDSNDKVDSHNDKISDNNAGNQSSGNKSNANPPESDNKEEVSQQNE comes from the exons ATGTCTACTCTGTCGGGGATTGTGTCGAAGGGGGAGAAAGGAAAGACAAAGTACCAATCGATAGATATCAATAGTTTGTACAGGTCGAGCAGG GGAGAGTCTTTGGAACAACACCAGCAGAAGAATACAGTACCCCGCAAACATGGAATGCAAAGCTTGGGAAAGGTGCCCTCGGCGCGCCGACCACCTGCTAATCTGCCTAGTTTGAGAAGTGAGATCAGTAGCAGCGATCCAGCTGTCAGTTTAGTACCTAGCGGCGGAAGCGGTTGGGCCACGACCAAGGAAACAGCACCTACAACTAGTACCACAACAACAGCAAACACTCCATCCGATAACACTACT ACCAACTCATCACCCGCACAATGTACAACAGGACCCACACCCACGTCTCTGACATCACAACAGCATCCACCACTGCCAGGGCAACAAAGCAGTACACAATCTCCACATCCATCAGAAGCAGGGAACAAGTCATCATGGAGCGCAATCATGAGCAGATCAGGAGATGCTG CAATTGGTTACGCGGGGCTTGTGGAGTCAGGGAGAGGTGTAAGAGGTGCTCTTGGACTGAGCTTCCTTGCCCATCAGTCCCCGCAGTTCCAACACGAATTTCCCAGTCTCAGCGGGCAGTCCTCTGCCTCAGTCTCAAATCAGGGCCAGCAACAAACCTCCTCAACGGCTACAAATGCAAATGCTGCGCAGCACCAATCAATGCTGCAGCAACAGTCGTATTCCCACAACCACTCAG gagGTGGACCGACAGGTCAGCAGCCACCACAAAACCGAGAAAACGCACAATACGGTCCTGGGCCAAGTCTACGTCCCCAAA GCGAAGGAAGCTGGATCCAAGGTGGAAGTCGCATACCGGCTGGGCAAGGTGCAGGGGGAGCAGTAGGAATGGCCGGAAGTGGGAATATTCCGGGGGTCCAGGGCCCCCCGCTTGGCCGTGGCGGTCCAGCTCTAGGTTCAGATGGTCCCGCTGGCGGACGACCGAACTCGGGCCCGTCGCCAGGCACGGCCATGGGCCCGGCAGGCCAACATGCCGGAGCACAGAACGATCAGAACCAGCAGGTCGGACCCAACATGCATCACTACAGAGGCATCATTCCTCCATTC ATGTATAGAGGCAATTTTCCAGCTGGTGGAAACTTCCAGGCACAGTTCCCTGCAGGCGGACCGAGACCCCGCTTTAACTATCCGTCGGGTCGCGAGCCAccgcagcaacaacaacaacagcaacgtCCCGAACGTGAGGGTCGTGGTGGTCCGCCGCAGCAGCCCGTTGAAGAAGAAATCGTACCGCGCCCTATCATCAAGGAAGAGGACTTGTCGCGCATGGACGACATCTCGCGCGACGCCGGCTGGACGGCTTCCGACGATATCGATTACAATCAAAAACTAGCCTTCAGCGACGACGAGGCAGAGAATGATTCGGCTCCGCCGCCGTCTACTCATTCTGGCCTGCCAAGCAAGTCTAAACCGTCGGACGATGTTCGTAAACAGGAGCAGCAGGATAAGCATGCTCTCGGCCATGGTCATGGTCACTCTCATCCAAATGAGGACAAACATTTGCATGATGATAAAGAGCCGCCACAGCAACTCAATGCCCGCGATCACTTGAAGCGCGATGATCAGAAGGAGAGCGTTGGTCCCGGTAACAGGAATGAGCCCAGAGGCGAAATGCAGTCACTGCGCTCGTGGAATAACCAGGGCCCCGTGCCTCGTGATTATCGTGGACCACCACCATCTAACTACCCGATACCACAACAACCACCTTTGAGAACTGTACACTCCGTAAGAG atgaagaagaagaactgTGGCACCAGCGTCGCCGTGAGCAGGGTGAGAAGGTCGCATCAGCTGTAGAGCGCGCTCGCCAGCGcaaagaggaagaagagaaaCGTTTTCAGGAAATTACAAAGCAGGCTGCAGCTAAGAAACTCCAGGATCTGGAAAACAAGCTTAAAGAGAAGCATAAGCTAAAGGATGACGATCACCAACATTCGGGCAACGAGAGTGGCGGCAGCAAGTCTGGCCCCGTGTCAGGTCCGGTTATACCCGTGCCCGAGTGGGAAAGGGAGCGCGAGGGCCGCGAGCGTTCACGTACTTCGTCCTCAGAAGGTGTTGGAGCCAAGGACGATATCAAGGCAGCAGGCCGTGGCGATTCTCAATCATCATCGAGTCAACAGTCACAAAGTGAGTTCCGCCAGATAGACCGTCCTTCTTTCATGCGCCAGCAACAGCAGGCTTCTGCCGAGCAGTCGaccggcagcggcggcggcacagGTAGCATCCGCAACGAGCGTGAtcgcgagcgtgagcgtgagcGTGATCAGCGCGAGATGAGGGAGCCTGCCTTCTCCCGGCACTTTCAGAGCAATCTGCCGCCGAGATTCCAAAAGCAGCAGGCGGAGAGAAGCGGCGCCGGTGCAGGTGGGGCTCCCAATAGCCGGCTGTCCCCCAGCGCCGAACGCTCGCAGCCAGTTTCATTTTCGCAGCAATACGACCCAAGTCGATGGGTCCATAACCATTCTAACTCATTGA GCAGCAGCATGAAGTCCGGACATGCGCTCTCGGCTCCACCGCGTCGTACGCGCGCCGACTCTGACGTCTCGGGACCGCTTGACGATGACCTGGGCCCCGGCGGCAACAGCAGGCCTGGCCCTCGGGCCCCGCCAGCCCCGCGCTCCGATGAGCGACACCGACACTCTGGTAGCGGACGTTACGAACCTGCTAGAAAGCAGGGCTCTGACGGAGGCTACTATGACGACTACCCACCACGCAGGTCTGAACGGGGTGATCGCTACAAGGACTATGAGTATGACGACAGACACGGCAGAGACGGAAGAGATACTGGCAGCTGGGCAGATCAGCATCCTGACCGCCGATACGATGATAAACCAGAGGGCAGAGACGCTCGTGAAGGGCGGGATGGCAGAGATCTTAGAGACAGAGATCTCAGAGACAAGAAAGATTATGATAATTACTCTAAG gGTCCAACATCGCAAGACTCATTCGACGACCAACCACAAGCCAGCCAACATGGTCGTGGCGATTCAAGCGGACCAGAATGGCGTGAAGAACGTCGCGACTTGCGCTCGCATGACGATCGTTCCGGCTCAGCCGAAAGCAATCGCCGTAGTGGTGGCGAGTTGTCGCGCTCGGGTGACGAGCTGCAGCGCAGCGAACGTCCTCAGCGCCCGGACTCACGCGACAGCCGAACTTCCCGTGAATCCAGAGGCTCGCTCCGGACTGCCGATGACGACTTTCACAACAACAAGTCGTCCCGAGACAGTGGTTCCTGGGCGGCTTGCAATGATTTTTCCGATTACGAAGACAACAAGAAACAACAGCAGCATATTTTTCGCGAGGACATACGCGATCGGGACCGGGATCGGGATCGCGAGGGACCGCCGCCCCCGCGCGACCGTAGACAGCCGTCAGGTCCGGTAACTAAAGATAAGCTTGACCAGGAGGAGATTAAACGCGGCGGACTTGCTCAGCTGAAACGCAACGAGCCGCTAGACAAGAAGGAGCCTGGCAAGCCGACCGACCAGTCCCTTGACACTAAAAAAGATAGCAGTGAATTAGCCTGGAATCGCGGTAAACCCGAGCGTACGCCTGAGCCCCGTGAAACCAAGAGCACTGCTTGGGCGGATGCAGTTTCGCCCACTTTTgagaaggaggaagaagagaaaCGCATGATGATGGAGTCACAGCACAGCAATGATGACGACAAGAAATTGGCCCAGAGCATCGAGAAGCTGAGCATTGATGGTGGCAAGCGCTTGGCGGGCAGCGACCTCGAGGCTACACACAACGACACTGACAAAGATTCTCTCAAGGATGATAAGCGCGATAAGAACGCGCGTAACCGAgctagcagcagcggctctcGTGGTCCCCGTGGCGGCGAGTCTCGTGCAGCCCGTACATGGGGCAGCGGTGGCGGCAACGGCGGCACTGGCTCCGGTACTGTTAGTAGTGGAACTGGTGCAGGGAATGCAAACAGTGGTGCTAACGCTGGAAATGCCGGAGGCGCCTTTAACAACAGTAACGCTTACGGCCAGCGAACTTGGCGAGGTGCAGAACCTCCTCCAGCTCGCGGACGCCGAGCAGCCGGTCCTCGATCTATGGGAGGTCGGCCAGGTTCCGCTAAGAGTGGAACTTACGATCGCACTGATTCAGAGCTTAGCGGAGACGAGTTGGTTTCGGGCTCCACTGATTCCACCAAGGATGAGAGGCGACCCTCTGCAGCAAGATCGCCTAAGCCGTCTGCTCCTAAAGGTGAGAAGGAAGAGCGCAATCGCAACGCTGCATCTTCGAGGAAAGAAGATCAACTACAGCAACAGAATCAGCAGCAACAACCTTCTCGCGGCGGAGACTATCAACGGGAAAATCAAAGAGATAACCAGAGAGATAATCAAAGAGACAACCAGAGAGAAAATCAGAGAGAAAACCAAAGGGAAAACCAGAGGGACAGCCAATCACGCAATAATAAGCGTGCTGAAGGTGCAGCTGATTTTGCAGATTCACGCGGATCTGGACGACCAAGTCGAGAGGGCTTCGCCCCGTCAGGAGAGCCTTCGCGCCGCGGTCGCGGTGGGTTTCGCAATAACCGCGGATCAGCCAGTACAACTGGGAGCGCCGCCAGTGGGCGCATGGAGGGTTACGGCCCGCCGCCCAGCAAAAGCCCCTTTTCCTCGGACAGAATTGACGAAAACAATAGTGGCAAGCAGCAACACTCATCCACTCCTACTCCCTCCGAGCACGAAGACGGCGGAAACGCGACTAACCAATCCGAGTCCACTGACGATAAAATCATTGCCAAGCAACAGGCCTTGACTGCCGGTATTACCGGTAGACATGCCAAGTCGCCTAACCAGCTTAACGCCGCTAACCACGAGGGCAGCGGTGGTAACGCTCGAGGCGCCAAGAAGGAGGATTCAAGATCCAAGAGAACGAGGAGTGGAAGCAGAAGAGGCCGCGGAGGCGGTGGTGCTGGAAGCGAGCATCGTTCGCGAGGCGTGAATAATGCCAACAATAAAAACGAACTTGGTAATGAAGATTGGGAAACGACATCTGAGAACAGCGAGGAGCACGCTGATGACAGGAAACACGGTAGCCGCTCTGGCAAGTCATTCGGAAGCAGGGgtgaaagaagagaaaatgCTAACGCCGTCGGCAACAATGCACAGCAGCATCCCAGAGAGCCTAGAGAGCCAAGAGGTAACAGAGAGAACAGAGAGAACAGAGAACCACGAGGTGAGAAAGGCGGTCAAAAGTCTTCCAATGCGCAGTCGAATCGTGCACCCGGTGGTGGCGAAAAAGGTCGAAATGCTCAGAACGCCGCTGAACGCGCGGGCAACAGAGACAACGGCCAACGTAATCATCACTCGGGAAATATTCCACCGCTAATGCAGAACTCGCAAGCGCAAAATGGTAGACCTAGAAGCCAAGGCTCGGCTAATGCTGGACCCATCAACAACATGAAGTCCTCCATCATCAACAAAGATTCTACGGTGAACAGGATCGATGAGATAAAGCTGAACGATCCCAACCTAGTGAATCAGGCACTTAACGACATCAACACTAAGCAGTCAAAGGACAAGCGCGGTGGTAACGCACCCGACATGGATGTCGATAGTAACTGTATAGATGACGGCATGAACGCTGGCGACGAAAAGATCGATGCCGATGGCTTCCAGGAAGTCCGCTCAAAGAAGAACGTCAAAGAGTCGAgccgccagcagcagcaaaaggAGGAGCAACAGCAAAGCTCGAAACCTGGACGTCGCGATCGGGACAAGGACCGTGGTGAGCGCGACCGCTCGAAATCCAAGACCAACGGTCCCCAATCTCAACAGCAACAGGGTCAGCAGCAAGGCCAGAACATCCCATCTCTTCTTGGACAACCTATCGGTCAGGCCGGTGCTGGTGCTCCGCCTAAGCAATACGAGCGCAACGCCAGTCGCCAGAAGCTAGCGCCACGCTTCCAAAAGCAGCGACTAGccaagcagcagcaacagcagcaggccGGTGGAAACGAATCCAGCGATTCTGCCACTGGTAAGGCACAAAACCAGCAAGCCAATACAATTAAAGATGCGCCTGGCGGTGTGGCGCTCCCTCCAACCGTCAATGCTTGGGATAAACCGTTCACAGGTGGATCCTCGAGCCGCTCGCCCCCGTCGCCGGCTGCCGCAGCGGTGCCAGCCGACATCCAGCTGATGTCGGGCCTGACCGGGCAGAACAGCGCTGCAGCCGAGCACGAGGCCGCCGGCCACGCCGActcgcagcagcagacggGGGCCACGACCGGTAACAGCCAGCGCAACTCGCCCAACTGCGACAAAGTCAGCAGCGGTAAGCTTGCGCAGGTAAAGGAGGCCGGCGGCCCTGGACAGGACAAGGGTGGCCAGGACTCCTCCTCACCCCCGGTACAAACCCTCATATTTGAAAACACCAATTACTCGAAAAACACTAAGAATAGCGTCGGCTCTGCCGGCGATATGGCCATCAAGTCCAAATACTCGAACCACATTAAGGCCCAGTCACGCGATAAGCGAGCTAGCGACATCGAGGATGACAACGCACAGCTGCaacagcaccagcagcagtcACTGGCGGTAGCGTTCTCCAGCAAGCCCAACGAACTGATGAAGGACAAGCTGCCCCAGCAGCAACAGGAGCCAATACAGATGCCGCTCTCATTTAACAACAAGGAGGACAATGCAGACATGAAGCTGGACTTCACGTTCGACTCAGATCTGTCGCAGCTTACAGAAGATAAGAGCAAGAGTCTTGGTATGCCTAGATCTATGCACATCACCGGCGGTCAGAGCACGATATCTCCCTCTACAGCTGAGCTCAATCTGAAGATAGCATCAGTTAAGAaggtttgggagaacgctccGCCAATGCCGACAGTGGTTGAGCATGAGGTAGACGGCAGCGTGGTCAGTACGGCGAACAGTTTCCCCCAAGCTTTCGAAAGCAATGATGTCGATGACAGCTACAGCGCTCATCAACAGTACAACCAGGCTAACATGAAGAATGAGATCACCACCTCGACGAATGTATGCAAG CTGGTTCCCCCGCAGGTGAAGCCGCAGCAACAGTCGTCCGGTGGCGGCGGAGCACAACCTGGCTCCTCGGTTCCCGGACCTAGTCCCATTGGACCTGGTCAGAGTCCGATCGGTCATCCACCAGCTAGCCTCCAGGGACCTCTTAGTCCTCCGCCCTTCAATTCCACCGGACAGCCATCACACATGAATTATCag GAATTTGCGCAGTACCCGGGCTCGCAGCCGGCTCAGTACGGCAGCATGTCGGCAATCCCTTCGCCTCCAGCCGTCCTCTTCAACACGGGCTCAGGCCAGCTGCCCGCCCAAGCAGGCGGACTTTACGGTGCATTCCAACTGGATCAGAGCAGATCGCCCTTCACCCAGTATCCGCCGTACGCAGCTTCGCTACAGAGTTCGTTCAACCAGCAGAACATGTACTTGCAGCAGCCACCGCCGCCACATGCACCCAACGCACCCACTCCTGACATTTATCAAAACAATTTATCGCAATATCGCCTC ACAGCTGCAGCTGCACCTCCATTCGGACAGAATCAGCAACTAAGTAATAACCCGAATACCGTACTTATCAGTTCGTCATCTAATTCTCTGATGTCAGCCACTGTTAAGCCATCTTCCCAACCGATTGGTGCTATTGGCACAAAAGCTCCACACTTTCAGGCACCATCAGCTCCTCCACAAGCAAGCCAA CTGACATACATTCCGTACGATCCAAACCAAGTGTTGGGAGTGAGTGGCAGTTACATGGGTAATTCACAGCTAGTTCAGAGACCAGGACCGAACGTTCAACCGTCGGCGAACAACTATTACAGCGCGACTTCCGCTG ACGTTTTCTCTGGATCGCAAACGGGGTTTTACCAGCCCGGTGGTGCGGCCCAGCAGACCGGAGCTCATTACAGCCTGCAGGGGTTTGGCCAGCACAGCCAAAGCCTGGCAACTGGTAATGCACCACCCGTAGGACTACAGAATTTCGGCTCACAATTCCTATCCGGTTCGGGTCTGCAAAtagctgctgcagccgcggctCAGCAGTATCGCAACCCCACAGGTGGACTACCAGGCCCAGCTAATGCAGCCGCAACCTTTCTCAGCAAGCATCAACAACAGGAGCAACCACGACAACTGAAAAGTCCTTCGGGAAATCAGCAAGACGTAATAGCTTCGGTCTTTAGCTCAA CGTCACCAAAATCGAGAAAGCAACAGTCATCTTCTCAGCAACCACAGCCGAGTCCGACTCAACACCACAAATTCCAACAATATCAGGGTGTCAGTCAGTCGGCTCTG GTTTTACAGCAACAGAACGTGCGAGGAATGGGAGGAATGCCGCCGCGGGGTGGAATCCAGCCGTCTCAGCAGCGTTATCCCCCACCAATTCAGCGACCCGTAGTGCCCTTCCCACCGGGACCCAACCCAAATAACTCACAGCAGGGCCAGCAACAGCAAAACTGTATGCcgaatcagcagcagcagtcgcagATGAACCGACATAGGCCTAACATTcaccaacagcagcaacaacaacgcaATATGAAAATGCAACAGCAATATTATTCGGGACAAA GCAACGTGAAGATGGATTCCAATGATAAAGTGGATTCACACAATGATAAAATTTCTGATAACAATGCTGGAAACCAATCTAGCGGAAACAAAAGTAATGCCAATCCACCAGAAAGCGACAACAAAGAAGAAGTAAGCCAACAAAACGAATAA